GTCCGCCGGGAGTTCCTCGGCGGCTGAAAAAACGGAATCGGATCGTTTTCGAGTCGAGCGAAGGCTGTTATCCGCTGCTGTTGTTCCCGCTGGCGCTGCTGTTGTTGCCAGTACCACCGCCGCCACCGCTGCCACCGAACTGGACCGTGTCCGCCTGTTCGATGCTGCCGTCCTCGGTGTACGTGAACACCTCGTAGGTCGCAGCGGCGATGTCGCCGTTGTCGTCGAACGTGATGTTGCTCGACGCACCTTGGTAGTTGATCTCCTCGCCGCTCGCGGCCATCCCGATCGCCTCGGCGAGGTTCTCCGGGCCGACCTCCGTTCCGGGGGGGTTGGCGACGGCGTCCATGTTCTCCTGGACCGCCGGGCCGCTGTTCTCGCCGCCGGCGGCGTTAGCGAGGATCTGGATCGCGGTGGCGTCGTACGCCTGCGAGGTGAACACGCCGGGTTCGCCGCCGTACTCGTCCTGGAATGATTGGGTGAAGAACTCCCGAGCCGGACCCGCCGCGAGCGGGGCCGTGCCGAGGACGTTCGTCAGCGGCTGGCCGACGTTACCCGGCAGCGCGGAGTCGCGCAGTCCGTCGGTCACGAGGATCTGGGTGTCACGACTGTAGTTCGAGTAGTAGTCCCGGAACAGCTGGTTGCCGCTCTCGGGATAGCCGATCACCAGCAGTGCGCCCGGACTGGAAGCCATCGCCTCCTGGAGCTTCGAGGTGTAGGAGGACTGGGCCTTCTCGAAGGACACCTGTGCGGGCACCTCGCCACCGAACGCCGAGGCAAACGCTTCGGCGAGCGCCTGGCCGTAGGAGTTGTTGACGAACATCACCGACACAGACGAGGCCCCGACGCGCTCGCTCGCGACCTGGG
This Halococcus saccharolyticus DSM 5350 DNA region includes the following protein-coding sequences:
- a CDS encoding ABC transporter substrate-binding protein: MGHRPKRREFLAAVGTAGIVGVAGCSGGGNGGGGNETGGEGGGDTTEAGGGGGAEETETEASGETEGGETTGEETEGGETTGEETEGGNETGGNETGGGGSAEGREIMVGVLQPTTGDLASVGEPIQQAALLPAVQLEGSDMAFTINTQAEDTQTDPQAGISAAQALVDAGYPAITGAASSETTIQVAQNVTIPNEIVLTSPASTSPAITDLQDNGYVYRTPPSDALQSEVLAQVASERVGASSVSVMFVNNSYGQALAEAFASAFGGEVPAQVSFEKAQSSYTSKLQEAMASSPGALLVIGYPESGNQLFRDYYSNYSRDTQILVTDGLRDSALPGNVGQPLTNVLGTAPLAAGPAREFFTQSFQDEYGGEPGVFTSQAYDATAIQILANAAGGENSGPAVQENMDAVANPPGTEVGPENLAEAIGMAASGEEINYQGASSNITFDDNGDIAAATYEVFTYTEDGSIEQADTVQFGGSGGGGGTGNNSSASGNNSSG